In Silene latifolia isolate original U9 population chromosome 3, ASM4854445v1, whole genome shotgun sequence, a single window of DNA contains:
- the LOC141649306 gene encoding protein FAR1-RELATED SEQUENCE 5-like, which produces MRPDPTSTVTSSSHNDIHVSAIISKDSNDILESSITSTVHIEPPDGPSSTPHLEQHYVPSRVHQLLLDSTPGEACGFEPRKSSQKRSVSGDVQYKFVICNREGFRDCKRKAIVLHSGEEQATPKPFDIRNTKLTRIGCTAMIEFRFNGDVHLHLYHKKTIIDHSRVNQGPTTAFRNFKEYVDGYENVGAQLVDFKNFGRDIKCFIGDRDAQLVVNHFEDKRDTNEGFYFAYEVDSGKCLVRAFWCDAESRRKYALFGDYITYDQTYSMNKYCMVFTPFTGVDHRKRSVTFVVALLFYEDKDSFKWVFEKFLDAMGQREQHCIITDQCAGIKKGLRAVFKHVRCRYCMWHIMQKLTDKVGPAISKETDFVSRLNAIVWDAELEPSEFEEKWSQLVNEYNLEGNSWLSKMFRKRRKWIPAYFRDIPMGCLLRTTQRSESQNNFFKRFENAHGTLVEFWMRFQSAIDVQRHTQKQLDRDDDCTLPQLSTSLKLEAHASMVYTNSDFADFQLEATASICSLSVGGFTPPVNGIELLNRKGIICRHIIWVYSGKQVHRLPDKYILMRWTKNAHKIPLYCLHGELMDDFGATDLRKLEIFKLWSEFYATISVLKNVPTNEITDLVDTLNQFRVKLNP; this is translated from the exons ATGAGGCCAG ATCCTACAAGTACTGTAACTTCTTCTTCCCATAACGATATTCATGTGTCTGCAATTATTTCTAAGGATAGTAACGATATTCTTGAGTCTTCAATTACTTCTACTGTACATATTGAACCACCTGATGGACCTAGCTCTACTCCACATCTTGAACAACATTATGTTCCTTCTCGTGTGCATCAACTACTCTTGGACTCCACACCTGGTG AAGCATGTGGTTTTGAACCTAGGAAGTCTTCCCAAAAAAGGTCTGTTTCTGGTGATGTGCAGTATAAATTTGTTATTTGTAACCGTGAAGGTTTTAGAGATTGTAAGAGGAAGGCTATTGTGTTACATAGTGGAGAGGAGCAGGCAACTCCCAAGCCATTTGATATTAGAAACACTAAACTAACTAGGATTGGTTGTACTGCTATGATTGAGTTTCGCTTTAATGGGGATGT gcACCTCCACCTTTACCATAAAAAGACAATTATTGATCATTCAAGGGTTAATCAAGGCCCAACAACGGCATTTAGAAATTTCAAGGAATATGTAGATGGCTATGAGAATGTTGGAGCTCAACTTGTTGATTTTAAGAATTTTGGAAGGGATATCAAATGTTTCATAGGAGACCGGGATGCTCAACTGGTTGTTAACCATTTCGAGGATAAACGTGATACCAATGAAGGTTTTTACTTTGCTTATGAGGTGGATTCTGGGAAATGTTTGGTTCGTGCATTTTGGTGTGATGCAGAGTCTCGTAGAAAATATGCTTTGTTTGGTGATTACATCACTTATGATCAAACGTACAGTATGAATAAGTATTGTATGGTTTTTACTCCTTTTACTGGGGTAGACCACCGCAAAAGATCAGTTACTTTTGTTGTTGCCTTGCTATTTTATGAGGATAAAGATTCGTTCAAGTGGGTGTTTGAGAAGTTCCTAGATGCTATGGGTCAGCGAGAGCAACACTGTATAATAACTGATCAATGTGCTGGAATAAAGAAGGGTTTGCGTGCTGTCTTCAAACATGTTAGGTgcagatattgcatgtggcatatcatgcaaaAGCTGACTGATAAGGTTGGGCCTGCAATCTCGAAAGAGACTGATTTTGTCAGCCGTTTGAATGCTATTGTTTGGGATGCTGAGTTAGAACCTTCTGAATTTGAAGAAAAGTGGTCTCAGTTGGTTAATGAGTATAATCTTGAAGGTAATTCCTGGTTGTCAAAAATGTTTAGAAAAAGGAGAAAGTGGATCCCAGCTTATTTTCGTGATATTCCTATGGGTTGTCTATTAAGAACAACTCAACGATCTGAGAGTCAGAATAATTTTTTCAAGCGTTTTGAAAATGCACATGGTACACTTGTTGAATTCTGGATGAGGTTTCAAAGTGCCATTGATGTACAGCGCCATACTCAAAAGCAACTTGATAGAGACGATGATTGTACTCTTCCACAATTATCAACTTCTCTTAAGTTGGAAGCTCATGCTTCCATGGTTTATACAAATTCTGATTTCGCAGATTTTCAACTAGAAGCTACAGCTTCTATTTGTTCCCTTAGTGTTGGTGGCTTCACCCCACCTGTCAACGGTATAGAG TTGTTAAACAGGAAGGGTATTATTTGTAGACACATTATCTGGGTTTACTCTGGGAAACAAGTTCACAGATTGCCTGATAAGTACATCCTTATGCGCTGGACCAAGAATGCACACAAGATCCCTCTTTATTGTCTACATGGTGAATTAATGGATGACTTTGGTGCCACTGATTTAAGAAAGCTGGAGATATTCAAGTTATGGTCAGAGTTTTACGCGACTATCAGTGTGCTCAAGAATGTGCCTACCAATGAGATCACTGATCTAGTTGACACACTGAACCAATTTAGGGTCAAACTCAATCCGTAA